The window TATTTTGTTTCAGGAACTCGAATTTTATTGCTAAGACACTGTATTAGGTCTCTCGTGCTCAACCCACCAATCTCAAATTCACTTGTAGGAATTTTATCTACTAATATTACATGTCTTGTGCTCAAATTGACTGGGCTTAGCGTAGGTTTCTTTGAAATGCCTTtatttcagggttttctttcttttcttttaattgaatttctggttttttgtatttgttttttctCATACTTTTAAACTTTTCCAAGTCATTCTAGAAACTTTGTTTGATTGGATGCTTTCTTAGCAATTTGTGGAAAGAAACCTTACAGCAATAAAGGAGTGGTTCATTGTTGAATCAATATTCTACCCTTCTTTAGGTTAAATTGGAGTATCATGCCTCAttaacactatatacatttggAACATGTTCTGAAAAGAGTTTAGAAATGGTGGATCCATTCCAATTCTAAAATTAGTATGTGCAGTGGGGTTGATGGATTAGATAACTTATGCCCAATTAAAGATTTATCAAAGAGACAGAGGGCATAATCCTTTAGTGGGTTGGCCTTTTTCTTACAATGGCCATATTGCCATAATTCTATAGTGTTGACCTCCATAATCCTATAGTGGTCGTCTTTTTCTCCTGGGTTTCATGACAAAATCTCTTATTCACTCATGCCATGATAGATTCCTCATGGTTGGAGCCGATACTAGCGTTTAATTGCATGTGGTAGTATTATGGACAGTCTAgagtttcttctttgttttgtgGCAAATTTTGGTTCCACTGTACTTTGGATGAGTTCCATATCAAGATGTCACTAAATAGATCAGCCCTATGCAGTTGCAAAGAAAATTCAAATTGCAAGCGAGGGTTACTAACAATTTAACAGTACTTGAAAGAACCTAATTTGTAAACTACCAACCTCTAAGTAACTTTTGACGTACTCTCTTTGAATGGTTGCCACTTACCAGAAAGGAAAACCCTGTGTGTTGTTTTTGCTTTTCTACATCTAAGCCTAGAAATGAGATGTTCCTCTTGTCATTATAGTGTTTTTCCTTTGGTGAGTTAACTAAAAGTGTATTTCataatcaatttttttctcGCAGGAATGGCTGAACCAGCATACACTGTTGCATCTGATAGTGAAACATCTGGGGAGGACAAGCCATCATCTGCTTATACCGAAATTGCTATTGGAATTGATATTGGAACTTCACAATGTAGTGTTGCAGCATGGAATGGATCTGAAGTTCAACTGCTTAAGAATACTAGAGACCAGACGGTAATGCGTTCCTACGTCACCTTCAAAGACGAGATTCCTTCGGGAGGTATCAGTGACCATGTTGCTCTCAGTGAGTATGAAATATTCTCAGGTTCTGCAATCTTCAATATGAAACGCTTGGTTGGTAGAATGGACACAGACCCAGTAGTTCATGCTAGCAAAAACCTCCCCTTTCTGGTTCAAACTTTAGATATTGGTGCCCGCCCATTTATTGCAGCCTTGGTGAAAAATGTTTGGAGGTCTACAACTCCTGAAGAAGTCCTTGCAGTGTTTCTGGTAGAATTAAGAGCTATGGCAGAAGTTCAGTTAAGGCGAGCCATACGGAACATTGTTCTTACCATTCCTGTGTCATTTAGTCGGTTTCAAGTGACACGGATTGAGCGAGCCTGTGCAATGGCTGGCCTACATGTTCTCAGGTTGATGCCTGAACCAACAGCTGTAGCACTTCTGTATGCTCAACAACAGCAGCAGATTGCACATGAAAACATGGGGAGTGGAAGCGAGAAGATTGCACTTATTTTCAATATGGGTGCTGGGTATTGCGATGTAGCTGTAACTGCTACAGCTGGAGGAGTTTCTCAGATCAAAGCTTTATCTGGCAGTGTTATTGGGGGAGAAGATATACTTCAGAATGTAATGCATCACTTCTTGCCCAATTTCGACTCTCTTTTTTCAAGCCATGGCATtaatgaaatcaaatcaatcgcCTTGCTTCGGATTGCCATCCAAGAAGCTATCCACAGGCTGACCACTCAGACGAGTGTCCCAATTGAGGTAAATTTGTCGAATGGTTCAAAAATAAGTAGGACATTGGACCGTGCTGAATTTGAGGAGGTAAACAAAGAGGTGTTCAAGAAATGTGAGGAGCTTGTACTAGAATGCTTATCTGATGCAAAAGTAGAAGTGGAAGACATAACTGATGTCATACTTGTTGGTGGGTGTTCAAGTATTCCAAAAATAAGAGACCTGGTTTTGGGTATGTGTAAAAGGATGGATGCTTACTCAGGGATGGATCCATTGCAAGCCGCCGTATGTGGTGCTGCACTTGAGGGTGCAGTGGCATCAGGAATCAGCGACCCATTGGGGAGTTTGGATTTGTTGACTATACAGGTAACCCCACAGAGCCTTGGAATCAAGGCCGATGGCAATAGCTTTGTACCTATCATACATCGGAACGCCACAGTGCCAGCAAGGAAGGAGTTGATTTTTACCACAACACAAGATAACCAGACTGAGGCCCTGATTGTTGTTTACGAAGGTGAAGGGAAGAGAGTGGAAGACAACCATCTCCTGGGCTACTTCAAGCTCGTGGGGATTCCGCCAGCACCTAAAGGGACTCCAGAGATCAGTGTGTGCATGGACATTGATGCTTCTAATGTGCTAAGAGTGTATGCTGGGGTCATTTTGCCTACAAGCCAACATCCTGCAACACCCTTTATGGAAGTGAGGATGCCTACTGTGGATGGTGGCCATGGCTGGTGTGCTGAAGCACTGCTTAAGATGTATGGGTCTAGTTTAGACTTAAACACTATACAGAAGAAGATACTACACTGATGGGATTGTTGGTAAGCCTCTGTGTCAGATTTGTTTGATTCGGACTTTATCCATTAGTGATCTTGCAAAGTCTCCTTGGAGGACAATGTGTGCTGTAGTGTTCATAGAATTTGTGTACTTTCATTATGAGTATTGCTTATGTAATTCTGCTGGtcatctcctttttctttctcttagttTCCAGTGACATCTCAGCTTCTTCGAAAGTGTTATCTATATAGTCTAGTGGATTACTTCAGTTGACTATTATGCAGGAATAAAATTGCTTAGGCAAGTCATAGCTTTCCTGTGAATAGCAGCAATGGGTTGCTTAGCCCAAATTATTAACCACTTAACTTGATGATCAACAATGACATGCCGGACTGTTCCTGTACATTGACTGAACTATGATTGTATCAAACAAATTGGATTTGCAGATATTATTtcgctttctttttttttttttctttttttctctctggtTTTTTCTGGGTACTCACTGATATGTAAAATTTTACTGAACTGTATTTAAAGAAACATGTACAAGCATGTGTAAATGTGGATAGCATGAATTCTACTGTAGTTGCAGTGAATGAGGGTCTTGATAGGTTTAAGCTGGACTCCTAGACTCTCTGGTGACAGCAGCTCCGACGCTGGCGCTCTCAATGAATGGCTGGAGAGGTGGCTTGAGAATAGGCATTCTAGCTAATGTTTCTGCCACGAGATTATTCTGAACACAATTTGGCGACTCACATTAGGCATCTTTAAGAATGAATAATGCATGATTACGGGAAATAATGGATTATTTAAAACGGAAAGGCACAGATTTTTACCTCGAGGATTAATATATACTTGCACTTCTAAAGATGTTCTTATTAAAAAtggaataataataataataatagggtaCATTTTAATTATATCAAACACATATTTCTGCTCCCATGTAGACAGAATTCCTGTTTGTTGCGGGTGAAAATTGAAGGATGACGCAGACCATCAGATGCGTCAATCTGCACACAAAAAAGAGAGCATAAGAGGGTGACCGGGGTAAGTCTTTGATGCTTAAGTCAGTTTTCAgggcaggagagagagagagagagagagagagagagaaaagcgTTACAAAAGGAATTTTTCGATTGCAGTTATGTCCAAAATTGGTTTTAAAGTCAAGAGataagttttttcttttttgggaaaaagaactttgtctgaGAGTGTAGCTTATGttagcactctcatgagtctatctctctcctctccatatgaaaagatatttctacccttttgttttgaggaggagacaGAGGGAGACACATGGGGGTGTGGCGTAGACCaaacttctctttcctttttttaccCAAGATTTTCGTTTGATCTTTATAGGCGTTCGGGAAGATGTGTTTTGATTTGACATGATGAGCTTCCAATCTTTTGCGGCATTAGGCTCCTCTGTAGCACGATAGGGAGTGTAGCGTGCAAGCGGGGGGCTACGTGTCCGAGCACTGTTGGCTGTCGAATTGTACGTTACAAATCctgtcgcgctacagaggacTCAAATCCTCTTTTGCGGGATCCAAGATTGATAGGTTTGGGTAAGCATGTTCTAAGAAATAATTGGCATTTTTGGTGGATATTGGATTTTTCTAAGCACGTCTTCATTAAATGCTGTCGAATTGTAACATGACCGGGTACATTGAGACTGAATATACTCGAGAAGTGGATGATGGAGATCCGTTTTCCAAATCCCCATGACGAATGATTGATGCATGTGCTGTCTTTGATAATTGAATTATGTCAAGTGTAAACTGAAATTTTAGTGATATATCATTGTTCTTTGTCAATTTTAAACACAAACACGtaataatcatttttttttatttcaaaataacaAAGGGGAAATGAAAATGGTGATTATCTGCATCCATATCCAAATTTGCTAATTTATCAGTACCATGATAAAGATTCTTATGTAGCAGTAGAGCaaagaagccaaaaaaaaaaaaaaaaaatagcatcaTTAGCCATGGCTGATGCAGCAGCATGAACAGCCATTGCATCCAATCTCCTTCTGTGAGACAGGAAAAGAagtttgggggaggggggaagagaaaagagagcaaCATCACTTTGTTATTGTTAGCATTgacttggtttttatttttggaatcttttgatattttgatagATAGAAGATTCAGGTGTTTCTTGGATCCGATCCAGTGCCCCAGgtgcatccaagggttgggcagCATTTGGGATGTGTGCTCGATTGCTGCACGCCATCGGCTGCGCACCGAGTGCACTAGAGAGAATCCCCTTCCTTGTTGAATGAAAGAAGCGTGTTGTTACAGAGGTAGCAATACATTAATTTGTGcaggaaagaaagaagcaagACAAAATTGTTTAGATTTCAGGATGGTACATGCAGGGACTTGAAACAAGTAATTTTTGTGGTTTTGCATGTCCATATAGTATAAAAAGTGGAgtgtttgatttattttatttgggttaaAGGACTTAGTTTTGTATAACACCAGTTAAAAAATGACATTGCGCACCCCCTCACACATATCATTTGTTCTTGTGAGGGGGCGATATAGgtcataaatgcccttccccctTTTGTCTGATTCCAAAAGAGGTTCCCTTATTGACCTGAAACTGCATTCGTGCAGTGTAGGAAACCCTTTCCTATGGGTTAATAAAAAATTACGTCTAGATACTTCTCCTCTCATAACTATTTTATTTGGGCTGTCTCACGCTTCTTAAATGTTACGTTTGGGttactatcttcttttttttcatattttcaatTCTATACGTTCTTATGTTTGATGATTTTTCtgtgggaaatttacacataccacccctcaagtttgacgaaaggatattttcatcccccaattttggaaaattcttcgtacccccctgaggtttgcaaacgataacaaataagtccattccgtcagttcatgactaacactgttaaaaattagacttgaactgacggaattgcccttctaagaagaacccaaaaaaaaaaaagaggtgaatagacaaaattacccttacaaaggaaaaaacaaacCTGCAACTgatcttccccaatcgaattggggaggatgagttgcaggttatGGACTTGGATTTGTTTGGTGTCAAATCTCCTAGAGAGATATTGGAAAAActagacgagagagagagagagagaagaaaaacgGTATTCAGAATGCTTAGATATCCATGGGTCCACGAAGAAGAAGACACATTGTTGGTGGATGGAAGGAATTTTTTTACACGAATCACTAGTTGAAGTTTATTTGATTCTCAGGTCCAACGATAGCAAGAGGACCAGCCAGAAGTTTATTTGATTCTCACAGTTGGGAAGGAATTAGGGGTTGAGATTCCTGGGGTTTGGTCACACAGAGGAGGGCTTCCTTCGACCCAAAAACCAGATTGAAAGGAATAGGGAGGAGAGATATTGAAGACCAGTTGTGACTTGTCGTAGGTGTCGTTCGAAGCAAGGAAgggttagaaagaaagaagaaaccagaAGGGAAGGAGAGATAAAGAATGACAgttgaagaaacaaaagaaatagaaaggaaaacTAAGGGCTTACAGAGAGGAAGGGAAACCAGAATCGAAGGGGGCAAAGAGAAGATATCACACGTCCAGCTTGGTTCCACATGTTACTGCAACCATGGATGGAGCAATCGATGGGGATACCTGTAACTCagagtttagggttagggttttcgcTATTCAAGAAATCCTTTAACTGAAAAAGATATTTCCacaatcaatgaaaattttcgATCAACTCAAATCACTGAAATGCAGGTCCAACAACCAAAAACAGATTTCTGATCCATCGATAATTCCAATCTCAATGATTTACTTGAACTGAATCCCCAGTGAAAAACTCAAAATGTAGTACGCGAGAAACcccaagaggaaaaaaaattcttcccttTCTCCCCGTTGAGAGTGCAGGAAAAGCGCCTGACGTCGAAATCAAAGATGGCGTCACAAAACAACTACTTTCTCCTTCTTCACAAGAGAGGACAGGAGAATCCGAAAGTTTCGGATCAGAGAAGAGAGATCAAAGCATTCAACGTCCAGAGtagtgaaagaaaagaaagaaaaaaaaaacaaaattttttcagATCGGAAAAACATGGTCAGAAGTAACTCAAGAAGGACCAACCGTGTCTTCCGCTTTGCTTTCTCTCTGTGgttgttttcaaaaccctaatcgatGTAAGGAAGGCCGACCGGCAAACACCAGAACAAGCAGCAGCACGCTTCCTTCACCACTGCTGCCGCCACTAAACCAAACGCCTCAACTCGGATCCCCAACCTCCCTTTCTTCCACccttcaaaaaacaaaacccttatgtttttttttttcccccctttataagggtacttttgttcattcaccttttcttttttttttttcttcttagaagggcaattctgttaattcaagtctaatttttaacagtgttagtcattaactaacggaatgggtttatttgttaccgtttgcaaacctcagggaggtacgcagaattttccaaaactgagggatgaaaatatcctttcgtcaaaccttagGGATGGTGTGtaaatgttatacccgcaccccggatcataattaattattatttcttccccgtgacgtgtggttatcactgccacgtatgctggtgagctgttctcactggtggtcaaacccagctacaaaattattgatcACAGTGCGGGTTTACCTATGGAGGAAACTATTCAGGGAAATGGGGGACAAatcatgacaaggaaatagtaagttctagcccttaattttacttatttacccttttcctcgatgccctcgaagtgcgggtcaagatttggaccgcccggactattttagttgagttgggaatattctatttgtgggtcccacttgccctGGGGAAACGcgtgaagagcaattatacccatatcatgtgggCTCATCTCTTAATTGAGTTATTTCttaattataactagtgggcaggcccattagcttaagaggcccattgggcttaagtggcaatttaacctaagggtccatctaactctatttgacccaaagatgggttaacccattcctttaccctaaataagaccatgggtcaacccattaaaccctcttgacccatttaacttaaaatacccatttggcctaatgatccatttatcttggatccacccatttaactcatgacccatttaacttaaaggacccaaggtccattttctataaataagacaagggggggggagaagctttctttctctttatttctcccatctaacctaaatcgtggaggaaagaaagaggagagaaaggagaaagaagaaagaagaaagaaggaaagaaggaagaaggaaagagaaaagaaggaagaagaatggaaaagcttggatgaaggcttggaacctcaccttgtggagccctctacgtggagcttttctatattgagggaaggtaagccattaaaacccacctctcttcatctattttgggttttagggtttgggaaatgggagagattcgacctagggttctcttggaacccaaggaatcaatggaacctctaaacctagactatggtggagttatttcactccattacaagctctaagcctaagcaatctctttccatttgagaaatttagggtttctaccctattatgtcctaaattaggttctctttgtttttcctcttaaatccttgggattacatggacctaatgaggtcttagaaccctaatggacctaggaggaagctttcttgaagcctccctacctttaaaccccttgggaaaggaatcccgggtgagaaacctttcaatttcggttctgcaggtatgtggttttacatgtggtttcagacctgcaagaaaccaccctgagattacctccctgagaaggcccctggaaagctaggatttatgtgtggttgcatttcctgagaaaccactcctgcaaccgcaCTGGACTGagactgtcctgagcccctggtttcctaggatttacctgtGATTGCAgcatttgggcatgaaaccacacctgcaaccgcccttggcagagaccttcctaagccactggttagctaggatttacattgGTTGTaggaattgggcatgaaaccacccataaaaccaccctgcctctgaaaccttatacttaaatgatttatgggagaccttttgaggatccgtccctttacttaattaaccctattttcacttttatttaggtttaaagttttcatcttgtgacatgttacttgattgcggcgacaactcataacatcggaacataacacatattgtgagtgggtttggttgtttgggcttgatattattattgcattgtatattatgtcatcattataaattattaagcatgcttgcgtatattgcatacttttatatatgaatgttatgatgttaattggagatgctttactttaatgggtctcggtgccggtgggtgccggtgccggaaccccgaatactatatacatttatgaagtaattatgttgaatgtcatgttgaactgtatgcgccgtgccgtgctgatAACcaggcactaaaccagatgaaaagctgatgcgcccggattacctctcgggacgataggacttgcatgtagttgtggctaggattttacacccttatgctacgacccttaccaacaggggtttaggtgttggataatcaGTACACcagattctgtggaggtgggagaggccagtcatggtagtattggttatcaggggtctgccactgagtggtcttggaggcttcaatcggcgtaggtcccaggtgacaattgaggtttcattgtggcgataaattaagtgacccacagtgtctcccgagttgtcacagtagcatatacctctgacttagttgtgatattaggtgaaaattttacttaacatatgcatgcatcattagactatgtgaattgtgtgtttgtgcatccccatcccctcactggctcagtggagagctaaccccctcgtgtacacaatttttagattatgatgcagatacggaggagccggaaactgtgtttgagaaacatggcgacgggtgtccttatGACGATTGCACCTACGGGCCGTgggaattctagggacttgttccccttttgttattttagggcgtaggcccatgtataaacatttactgttatacctttgttgatcattattagatggtaatgaaaaatagattaactacagtatttatcatttaggctttgatcatcttataactattgattttatacgctttcgcaaaactattgatcatttggaatgtaatattttcctttccgcactctgatattatattgttttaatattagttatgactgtgcgttgggacactgtgtcagtgatcctggcagcttagtaggatgacaaacgtcatcctagtcaccccttataatgtattttatcccttgttgggatgggggcgtgacagtaaatttccttttttttttctctcttttgacAAATCAGTCACAACACCTACCCCCAAtgataaagagagagaaacaaagggtaaaaaataaaccaaatcgTTTTAATATATCGTTTCTATAGGTCAAATTATTTTTCCGTTGGTGTGGAGAAGTTTCTAGAGCTGCTGGAATAAATAAAATTGGAAATTTTGCAATAAGGTACCTCAAACATAATATATTAGATGCGAGGTACCTTAAGCATAATTTCTCTATATGtttagactttttttttataacaactCTATATGTTTAGACACCCCAAATATAATTtacccattttattttattattgttatccTTTATGatatgcccaaaaaaaaaaggtttttcatAGCATTTAAGAAGATTCAGAAGTTTCTTGAGTCTTGGGTAGTGTGCAGTGTGATTTGAGTATGTAAAAACACCAACCAAGTCTTATTGAGCCCAACTCACATTCACATACGTTAATGGCTCCCAActattcagatggaatccactttgtGAGGCTCACATGGATGAATTCCATCTAAACAGCCAGGAACCATTCTCATacactcacgtacgtgaacgtgagccTCAACTCGGTCTTATTGAACAAATTTGGCATAAAAGAATGGTAGAACCTCAAACAGACacctccccttctctttcctggTGAATATCAACAGAAATTTGGAATATTATGGATAAATTTTGACCCCCAAACAcacttttttttatgttattttgtttttttcttagaTCTATCTTATTTAACCATTGATCtactatttaattttttttagacaTTATTCATATTATGATCAATGGATTAGGTGTAAAATTAGGGAGCACTTAATCTGGATGACACTTATATGCAATTTATAGATGACAAATATATCTACCATGTGACAAATCAAGTGAAGCTCAAATTTGTTGACTTGTCAACCCCAAATTCCCTTACTCACATGTCAAAATGAGCTATGAAAGagtagaagaaaaataaaacttcctaaaaagagacaaaccacACTAGACTTTATGTAAAATGCAATTCCCAACCATCCCATTTTCTTGCTAGTCTAACAAACCCATCGGGCGAAGGCAATACAACGTTCGTTGGGTATAGTTGAACTTTTATGAAAAGTAAAACTATACGCCAGGTTTGGAACACTTTGCCACCTGAAGAAAAGGCCAATACACGAGCACCAATAGTTAGAACTTAGAACTGCCGCATCATCCTTCCATATAGTTAAACTAGGTGGACTATCCACAGATTCCATAGAGGACATTCCATCtagaataaacaaaaaaatattacaagttGTATAGAAATgataaaagggtaaattacacgtcatcccTTGGTTTCCAATcaaaacttagatcaccccctgatttttgaaaaaaactcaaatcaccc is drawn from Telopea speciosissima isolate NSW1024214 ecotype Mountain lineage chromosome 1, Tspe_v1, whole genome shotgun sequence and contains these coding sequences:
- the LOC122670034 gene encoding heat shock 70 kDa protein 8-like gives rise to the protein MAEPAYTVASDSETSGEDKPSSAYTEIAIGIDIGTSQCSVAAWNGSEVQLLKNTRDQTVMRSYVTFKDEIPSGGISDHVALSEYEIFSGSAIFNMKRLVGRMDTDPVVHASKNLPFLVQTLDIGARPFIAALVKNVWRSTTPEEVLAVFLVELRAMAEVQLRRAIRNIVLTIPVSFSRFQVTRIERACAMAGLHVLRLMPEPTAVALLYAQQQQQIAHENMGSGSEKIALIFNMGAGYCDVAVTATAGGVSQIKALSGSVIGGEDILQNVMHHFLPNFDSLFSSHGINEIKSIALLRIAIQEAIHRLTTQTSVPIEVNLSNGSKISRTLDRAEFEEVNKEVFKKCEELVLECLSDAKVEVEDITDVILVGGCSSIPKIRDLVLGMCKRMDAYSGMDPLQAAVCGAALEGAVASGISDPLGSLDLLTIQVTPQSLGIKADGNSFVPIIHRNATVPARKELIFTTTQDNQTEALIVVYEGEGKRVEDNHLLGYFKLVGIPPAPKGTPEISVCMDIDASNVLRVYAGVILPTSQHPATPFMEVRMPTVDGGHGWCAEALLKMYGSSLDLNTIQKKILH